From one Alicyclobacillus acidocaldarius subsp. acidocaldarius Tc-4-1 genomic stretch:
- a CDS encoding YheC/YheD family endospore coat-associated protein, with product MVQRPLIGILDHPRWDVRRETLRESDQMAGIRRMVEIAQSLGAEAFVFGLGDVDLQARRIRGFSRANGQWVERVYPFPDVIYDQLVSRKIERNEAYRSIRQALSSAYRDRFFNDGFFDKWQIYEWLRRSPVRSHVPETIRHRSLAQAAAFVARHHVTFLKPLHGSLGLGIVRFALEKDGSVSYEWKRSRDGVVRGTAASPAEAVQLFRTQLRRRPYIWQQGIDLVALDGRPVDVRILLQRDGTGAWKRTKMFARVAKSGDFTSNLATGGGAMPVDRAILGAFPDEAKKRVRASIRRIAEAVAEAVEAGAGRTFGELGIDLGVDRRGFVWVIEVNSKPRKAPASASGRDDLVELSFRRPMEYALFLARRPS from the coding sequence ATGGTGCAGCGGCCGCTCATTGGCATTCTGGATCACCCGCGATGGGACGTACGCCGGGAGACCCTCCGAGAGAGTGATCAAATGGCAGGGATTCGACGGATGGTCGAGATCGCGCAATCGCTGGGGGCGGAGGCGTTCGTGTTTGGCTTAGGGGACGTCGATCTCCAGGCGAGGCGCATCCGCGGCTTCTCTCGTGCAAACGGCCAATGGGTGGAGCGCGTTTATCCGTTTCCCGACGTGATCTACGACCAGCTGGTCTCTCGCAAAATCGAGCGAAACGAGGCCTATCGATCGATTCGACAGGCGCTTTCATCCGCGTACAGGGATCGGTTCTTCAACGACGGCTTCTTTGACAAGTGGCAGATCTACGAATGGTTGCGGCGCTCTCCCGTGCGTTCGCACGTGCCTGAAACCATTCGTCACAGGTCTCTCGCTCAGGCGGCGGCCTTTGTCGCCCGCCACCACGTCACGTTTCTCAAGCCCCTTCACGGGAGCCTCGGTCTCGGCATCGTTCGCTTTGCGCTCGAGAAAGACGGGTCCGTTTCGTACGAATGGAAGCGATCGCGGGACGGCGTCGTCCGCGGCACCGCCGCTTCACCCGCCGAGGCCGTGCAACTGTTCCGCACGCAATTGCGAAGGCGGCCGTATATTTGGCAGCAGGGTATCGATCTTGTCGCGCTCGACGGACGGCCTGTCGATGTTCGCATCCTGCTGCAGCGCGACGGCACCGGCGCTTGGAAGCGCACCAAGATGTTTGCCCGGGTCGCGAAATCCGGGGACTTCACTTCCAATCTCGCGACGGGCGGCGGCGCCATGCCTGTGGACCGCGCGATTCTCGGCGCCTTTCCTGACGAAGCGAAGAAGCGTGTGCGCGCTTCGATCCGCCGCATCGCCGAGGCGGTGGCGGAGGCGGTTGAAGCGGGCGCGGGACGCACCTTTGGCGAACTCGGTATCGATCTCGGCGTCGATCGGCGCGGTTTCGTGTGGGTCATTGAGGTCAACTCCAAGCCGCGCAAAGCACCTGCGTCGGCGAGCGGCCGCGACGACCTGGTCGAACTTTCGTTCAGGCGACCGATGGAATACGCGCTGTTCCTTGCGCGCCGGCCGTCGTGA
- a CDS encoding putative amidoligase domain-containing protein produces MRVAPRVNRDGLPTTFSRQYRIPIFDFVPIGCFRSDSGVDWTSSRISRIHDSFEEVPLDSDGQTRRATYLATRTLHALGLDFGLVSIGVSDRGFLQVLDVSAAPILEGRLLELYRDAIQRFVEREEEWRRLGPPTVTLGADVEIMLRNGQGKMVLASKYFPRKGRIGCDDRSVQFDGRRLPLMELRPAPDSSPEGLLLNLRALMQEASEIINRPGVEWRAGSAPFRPYCTGGHIHISGVSLGARLVRALDHYVGLPLMAVEDPVRAQWRRPKYGFLGDVRQKSHGGFEYRTPASFVCSHAATRAAFHLAHLVARHHRELPLYDIYSPQRQLAFYSADREALRPILLRNIDAIRAHPEYAQHQDAIEPLFAMIERGETWDETVDVRQEWGVPLRRAQGPKRTHVSAARSV; encoded by the coding sequence GTGCGCGTCGCGCCGCGCGTGAATCGAGACGGGCTTCCCACGACGTTCAGCCGTCAATACCGCATCCCGATTTTCGACTTTGTGCCCATCGGCTGCTTTCGCTCGGACTCGGGGGTGGACTGGACCTCATCCCGCATTTCGCGGATCCACGATTCGTTCGAGGAGGTGCCGCTCGACAGCGATGGACAGACGCGCCGTGCCACCTACTTGGCGACGCGCACGCTGCACGCGCTGGGGCTCGACTTTGGCCTCGTCTCCATTGGCGTCTCCGATCGCGGCTTTCTCCAGGTACTGGACGTGAGCGCCGCGCCCATCTTGGAGGGCCGCTTACTGGAGTTATACCGGGATGCCATCCAGCGCTTCGTCGAGCGGGAAGAAGAGTGGCGCCGCCTAGGTCCGCCGACCGTCACGCTTGGCGCCGATGTCGAAATCATGCTGAGAAATGGGCAAGGGAAGATGGTACTTGCAAGCAAGTATTTTCCTAGAAAGGGCCGGATAGGATGCGACGACCGAAGCGTCCAATTCGACGGCCGGCGCTTGCCCCTGATGGAGCTTCGACCGGCACCCGATTCATCACCCGAGGGTCTCTTGCTGAACCTGCGTGCGTTGATGCAGGAAGCGAGCGAGATCATCAATCGACCTGGCGTCGAATGGCGAGCGGGCAGTGCTCCGTTTCGGCCGTACTGCACGGGAGGGCACATTCACATCTCCGGGGTGTCGCTCGGCGCGCGGTTGGTCCGGGCGCTCGATCACTACGTCGGGTTACCCCTCATGGCCGTCGAAGACCCCGTCCGCGCTCAGTGGCGTCGGCCCAAGTACGGATTTTTGGGCGACGTGCGCCAAAAGTCGCACGGCGGATTCGAGTACCGGACGCCCGCGAGCTTCGTATGTAGTCACGCGGCTACCCGTGCCGCGTTTCACCTCGCTCACCTGGTCGCTCGTCATCACCGCGAACTTCCTTTGTACGACATCTACTCTCCGCAACGTCAATTGGCGTTTTACAGTGCTGACCGCGAGGCGCTGCGGCCCATCCTGCTGCGCAACATCGACGCCATCCGTGCGCACCCCGAGTACGCCCAGCATCAGGACGCCATCGAACCGCTGTTTGCGATGATCGAACGTGGCGAGACCTGGGACGAGACGGTGGACGTTCGCCAGGAGTGGGGAGTACCCCTCCGCCGCGCGCAGGGGCCGAAACGGACACATGTCTCCGCAGCCCGAAGCGTGTAG
- a CDS encoding stage V sporulation protein S, translated as MDVLKVSAKSNPNSVAGALAGVVREQGSAEIQAIGAGALNQAVKAVAIARGFVAPSGIDLVCVPAFTDIKIDGEDRTAIRLLVEPR; from the coding sequence GTGGATGTGTTAAAAGTCTCGGCAAAATCCAATCCCAATTCGGTCGCAGGCGCCCTCGCCGGCGTCGTGCGCGAGCAAGGTTCGGCAGAGATTCAGGCCATTGGCGCGGGCGCCCTCAATCAAGCCGTCAAGGCCGTCGCCATCGCGAGGGGGTTCGTCGCACCAAGCGGAATCGACCTGGTCTGCGTACCTGCCTTTACGGACATCAAGATTGATGGCGAAGACCGAACTGCCATTCGCCTCCTCGTAGAGCCTCGTTGA
- a CDS encoding dipeptidase, with amino-acid sequence MLVADAHVDVLMKLAEGNVAFLDDSPHLRANYHSLREGGVATQVFALYVDPSLDSYTQLAQVLRQIDAFYQQIAILADVRAVRSKEDLRIARQQGQMAAILSLEGGGCLRGRVELLRVLYRLGVRGVGLTWNDANELADGCGELRGAGLTRAGRDVLREMQHLSMWIDLAHLHDAGVRDVLRLTDGPVMASHANARAVHPHRRNLTDDVIREIIRRDGWMGLTFHPSFVGPDPVGVDDVFRHLDHVLDLGGHRHVGFGSDFDGTSADIPGLAASRDYRTFAERLCDRYGQDLAQDFLFRNFEAFLLRQLPSTSLL; translated from the coding sequence ATGCTTGTGGCCGACGCACACGTAGACGTCCTGATGAAGTTGGCGGAGGGCAACGTGGCGTTTCTGGACGACTCGCCCCATCTGCGCGCGAATTATCATTCCCTGCGCGAAGGTGGTGTCGCCACACAAGTGTTCGCGCTCTACGTCGATCCGTCCTTGGACTCGTACACGCAACTCGCGCAAGTTTTACGGCAGATCGACGCCTTCTACCAGCAAATTGCTATCCTGGCCGACGTTCGGGCGGTGCGTTCCAAGGAAGATCTACGCATCGCCCGCCAACAGGGACAAATGGCCGCCATCTTGTCACTTGAGGGCGGCGGCTGCCTGCGCGGGCGCGTCGAACTCCTTCGCGTACTGTACCGGCTCGGCGTTCGAGGCGTCGGTCTGACGTGGAACGACGCGAACGAGTTGGCCGACGGATGCGGCGAGTTGCGAGGCGCTGGGCTCACCCGCGCTGGGCGCGATGTGCTGCGTGAGATGCAGCATCTGTCGATGTGGATCGATCTCGCCCATCTGCATGACGCGGGTGTGCGCGACGTGCTCCGGCTCACGGATGGACCCGTCATGGCGTCGCACGCGAACGCGCGTGCTGTCCATCCTCACCGCAGGAATCTGACGGACGATGTCATTCGCGAAATCATCCGCCGGGACGGGTGGATGGGGTTGACGTTTCATCCATCATTCGTCGGACCGGATCCGGTCGGGGTGGACGACGTGTTCCGCCATTTGGATCACGTGCTCGATCTCGGAGGGCACCGCCACGTCGGCTTTGGATCGGATTTCGACGGCACGTCTGCGGACATTCCCGGCCTCGCGGCCAGCCGGGACTACCGCACGTTCGCGGAACGCCTGTGCGACCGGTACGGCCAAGACCTCGCGCAGGACTTCCTCTTCCGCAATTTTGAAGCGTTTCTGTTGCGTCAGCTTCCTTCTACGTCGCTGCTCTGA
- the cotE gene encoding outer spore coat protein CotE has product MVLSSKDLSYREIMANAVCGRGNKYSQTTYTVRPAHRPSTIGGCWVMNHVYEAELVGDYVEVRGRFDINVWYSYNGNTDTAVAKETVTYTEQIALRDIDDACVRDSREVCVHVIQSPNCLDATLTGNGSEVLVRVEKELGVEVIGQTKLCVVTVDLADKKDADFFEEESQVEEVEIED; this is encoded by the coding sequence ATGGTGCTGTCCAGTAAAGACCTCAGCTACCGGGAAATCATGGCCAATGCTGTGTGTGGCCGCGGCAACAAGTACTCTCAGACCACGTACACGGTTCGCCCGGCCCACCGCCCGAGCACAATCGGAGGCTGCTGGGTGATGAACCACGTGTACGAGGCGGAGTTGGTCGGCGACTACGTCGAGGTCCGGGGCCGGTTTGACATCAATGTATGGTACTCGTACAACGGCAACACGGACACGGCGGTCGCCAAGGAGACCGTCACGTACACGGAACAGATTGCCCTTCGCGACATCGACGACGCCTGTGTGCGCGACAGCCGCGAGGTGTGCGTGCACGTGATCCAGAGCCCGAACTGCCTGGACGCCACCCTGACGGGCAACGGCTCCGAGGTGTTGGTGCGCGTCGAGAAGGAACTCGGCGTCGAGGTGATTGGTCAGACCAAGTTGTGTGTCGTCACGGTCGACCTCGCGGACAAGAAAGACGCCGACTTCTTCGAAGAGGAGAGCCAGGTCGAGGAAGTCGAGATTGAAGACTGA
- a CDS encoding YheC/YheD family endospore coat-associated protein: protein MSEAFRGNVHNGQARDVSWRHDGPAFAILTAEHPTGFAGSRRYFRDILAAGQKRGFLVYVITPEYVSEEAYWKGYVRLGFRNWQRMWLPRPLAVYNRIPNRALEASAPVQQARATLQAMGIPFFNHRYFNKAKIYEAVRRAGLGQHLPETRMFAGADSLMDLLSRHQAVYLKPVGGSIGRGIVRVERRGDTFEVWAQRAHRAEHWTVHEFRELDEALRRARLPGAYVAQAAVPVIRFEGRPCDARVLLQRPGPSWQVVGYGIRVSGAESITSHVPNGGHIADRWTVLREVFGSRSEEVDARLVSFTRSAAAAIERSMPGHVREMSIDVGLDEAGHPWLFEANAKPMRFDEPDIARRASAGVIEILRDLAGISR, encoded by the coding sequence ATGAGTGAGGCATTCCGTGGAAATGTCCACAACGGCCAGGCGAGAGACGTCTCGTGGCGGCATGATGGCCCGGCCTTTGCCATTCTCACCGCGGAACATCCAACTGGATTCGCCGGATCGCGGCGTTATTTCCGTGATATTCTTGCAGCGGGACAAAAGCGAGGATTCCTCGTGTACGTGATCACGCCAGAATATGTTTCGGAAGAAGCTTACTGGAAAGGGTACGTGAGGTTGGGTTTTCGCAATTGGCAACGGATGTGGTTGCCTCGCCCGCTTGCAGTGTACAATCGCATCCCAAACCGGGCGCTCGAAGCGAGCGCTCCGGTGCAACAGGCGCGCGCCACGCTCCAGGCGATGGGCATCCCGTTCTTCAATCACCGTTACTTCAACAAGGCCAAGATTTACGAGGCCGTTCGCCGCGCAGGGCTCGGCCAGCACCTCCCGGAGACAAGGATGTTTGCGGGTGCGGACTCGCTGATGGACCTTTTGAGCCGCCACCAAGCGGTCTATTTGAAGCCCGTGGGCGGCAGCATCGGGCGCGGCATCGTGCGCGTGGAGCGCCGGGGCGACACCTTCGAGGTGTGGGCGCAGCGCGCCCATCGGGCGGAGCATTGGACGGTTCACGAGTTTCGAGAGTTGGACGAAGCCCTTCGTCGAGCGCGTCTCCCAGGCGCCTACGTGGCGCAGGCTGCCGTGCCTGTCATTCGCTTCGAGGGGCGACCGTGCGACGCGCGCGTTCTCCTTCAGCGCCCAGGGCCGAGCTGGCAGGTTGTCGGTTATGGGATTCGCGTCAGCGGTGCAGAAAGCATTACGAGCCACGTCCCGAACGGCGGCCATATCGCAGACCGGTGGACCGTGCTGCGCGAAGTGTTCGGGTCCCGCAGTGAAGAAGTCGATGCCAGGCTCGTCTCGTTCACCCGATCCGCCGCAGCAGCGATTGAGCGGTCGATGCCAGGGCACGTGCGCGAAATGTCCATCGACGTCGGCCTCGACGAAGCCGGACACCCATGGTTGTTCGAAGCGAACGCGAAGCCGATGCGATTTGACGAGCCCGACATCGCTCGCCGCGCGAGCGCGGGCGTGATCGAGATCTTGCGGGACCTCGCCGGCATCTCGCGTTAG
- a CDS encoding YheC/YheD family protein has protein sequence MGDDVARAQLTIYADGPFPGSRKFGEQTRLFQDLTLLGRGGGVDVQVLTPGDLSAGRAHVFTGAEWEVAPRRDVGMVLRRSGVFHRQPAVAVRELVALRRQGLLHTLPRQSGHKWKLYTWLRVHQRLRPHLPPTWLCARMEDLVALLTRQDDMYVKPLNGTQGQGVHRVRRRAGRIELWPASGCEPIVVATPSDLSRAWPTRSWLPSVAQQTIPLARTGNRPFDLRWLVCDGDQPRIIARVARVAKPQAVTTNIHTGSEPRAADAVLAEVFGPQPASDLVDQLDEIAMTIAQLARERFGPYAELGLDLAVSEDGHPYFIELNPTPGRKMLRRLDPKVHRLSLQALLEYAIQVRQRRGG, from the coding sequence ATGGGGGATGACGTTGCACGCGCACAACTGACCATCTACGCGGACGGCCCCTTTCCGGGGTCGCGGAAGTTCGGCGAACAGACGCGGTTGTTCCAAGATCTCACCCTCCTCGGGCGCGGTGGGGGCGTGGACGTACAAGTCCTGACGCCAGGCGATCTATCGGCCGGACGCGCGCATGTGTTTACGGGCGCCGAGTGGGAAGTAGCGCCACGCAGGGACGTCGGCATGGTGTTGCGCCGGTCCGGCGTCTTCCACCGCCAACCAGCCGTCGCCGTAAGGGAATTAGTCGCGCTTCGCCGACAGGGGCTTCTACATACACTCCCTCGACAAAGTGGGCATAAATGGAAACTGTACACCTGGCTTCGCGTACACCAGCGCCTACGACCTCATCTCCCGCCCACCTGGTTGTGCGCTCGGATGGAGGACCTCGTGGCGCTTCTCACCAGGCAGGATGACATGTATGTCAAGCCGCTCAACGGGACGCAGGGCCAGGGCGTCCACCGCGTGCGGAGGCGAGCGGGCCGCATCGAGCTATGGCCTGCGTCGGGCTGCGAACCTATCGTGGTGGCGACGCCGTCCGATCTCTCACGCGCTTGGCCCACTCGTTCGTGGCTGCCATCCGTGGCTCAGCAAACCATCCCCCTCGCTCGTACGGGAAACAGGCCATTTGACCTTCGATGGCTCGTCTGCGACGGTGACCAACCGCGGATCATCGCCAGGGTCGCGCGCGTTGCCAAGCCTCAGGCGGTCACCACCAACATTCACACGGGCAGTGAACCGCGGGCCGCGGATGCTGTCCTCGCCGAGGTGTTCGGGCCGCAGCCGGCGAGCGATCTCGTCGACCAGTTGGACGAGATCGCCATGACCATCGCGCAGCTCGCTCGCGAGCGATTTGGGCCGTATGCCGAACTGGGGCTGGATCTCGCGGTGAGCGAGGACGGCCACCCGTACTTCATCGAGCTCAACCCCACGCCCGGCCGCAAAATGCTGCGCCGGCTGGATCCCAAGGTGCATCGTCTGTCACTCCAAGCGTTACTGGAATATGCTATCCAAGTTCGACAGCGGCGCGGGGGATGA